A portion of the Vicia villosa cultivar HV-30 ecotype Madison, WI unplaced genomic scaffold, Vvil1.0 ctg.000758F_1_1, whole genome shotgun sequence genome contains these proteins:
- the LOC131631007 gene encoding 3-dehydrosphinganine reductase TSC10A-like produces MADAFFSFFVLLPLILLPILYFIVRPRPVKIPIVNRHVFITGGSSGIGLALAHRAAADGARVSIMARSLTKLEEAKSSIKHATGIEVAIFAADVRDYDEVKKAVDEAGAIDVLLLNHGVFSAMELEKMELSEVKSTLDINLMGCFNMIKAALPAMKNRKNVLPASIAMVSSQAGQVGIYGYVAYSASKFGLRGLAEALQQEVIGDNIHVSLIFPPDTDTPGLVEENKKKPELTKIIASSSGFMKADEVAKKAFDGIRRGSFFISCNMEGIALSLATSGLSPQRSFLMAFVEVITAGILRIAALCFQWNWYGSIEKWHQQRKCSPGTESS; encoded by the exons ATGGCAGACGCGTTCTTCTCCTTCTTCGTCCTCCTCCCTCTCATCCTCCTCCCAATCCTCTACTTCATAGTCCGCCCCCGTCCAGTTAAGATCCCAATCGTCAACCGTCACGTCTTCATCACCGGCGGATCCAGCGGCATCGGCCTCGCCCTCGCCCACCGCGCAGCCGCGGACGGTGCTCGCGTCTCCATCATGGCGCGATCGTTGACGAAGCTGGAGGAAGCTAAGAGCTCCATTAAGCACGCTACGGGAATAGAGGTGGCGATATTTGCGGCGGATGTGCGGGACTATGATGAGGTGAAGAAGGCTGTTGATGAAGCGGGGGctattgatgtgttgttgttGAACCATGGAGTGTTCTCTGCGATGGAGCTGGAGAAAATGGAGTTGAGTGAGGTGAAGTCTACGTTGGATATTAATTTGATGGGTTGTTTTAATATGATTAAAGCGGCTTTGCCTGCGATGAAGAATCGGAAGAATGTTTTGCCTGCTTCCATTGCTATGGTTTCCTCGCAGGCTGGTCAG GTGGGAATTTATGGTTATGTAGCCTACTCGGCCAGTAAATTTGGCCTCCGTGGTTTAGCAGAAGCATTACAACAAGAGGTTATAGGAGATAATATTCATGTCTCTCTGATATTCCCTCCAGACACGGATACTCCTGGACTTGTAGAAG aaaataagaaaaaaccaGAGCTCACCAAAATCATTGCATCCTCTTCTGGTTTTATGAAAGCCGACGAAGTTGCTAAGAAAGCTTTTGATGGCATAAGACGTGGCAGTTTTTTCATTTCTTGCAATATGGAGGGTATCGCGTTATCCCTAGCAACTTCAGGTTTATCCCCTCAGAGGTCATTCTTAATGGCATTTGTTGAGGTCATTACTGCTGGAATACTACGTATTGCAGCACTATGTTTCCAGTGGAACTGGTACGGAAGTATAGAAAAGTGGCACCAACAAAGGAAGT GTTCACCTGGAACTGAAAGCAGCTGA